In a genomic window of Xenopus laevis strain J_2021 chromosome 5S, Xenopus_laevis_v10.1, whole genome shotgun sequence:
- the LOC108718028 gene encoding protein FAM131A isoform X2: MLPKSRRALTIHEITALARSSLHGISQVVKDHVTKPTAMAQGRVAHLIEWKGWSKPIDSPAALETHFNSYSHLSEGEQEARFAAGVAEQFAIAEAKLRAWSSIDGDDSTDDSYDEDLPPPCDHSQPSDFLTPVQKDLVPSRVCCCDSDSSRTLSPETLCSSLCSLDEEQLLLGSPSQLVEEPLLTKPQSVIGPYSRLQDMECEDSSYSMSFSETCLSPSEDELISFPAMSHGSGVLSLCRKGSDVMSSGVVSLEEEEVDQP; this comes from the exons ATGTTACCCAAGTCTCGAAGAGCACTCACCATCCATGAGATTACAGCCCTGGCACGGTCCTCTCTGCACG GAATCTCGCAGGTGGTGAAGGATCATGTAACCAAGCCCACTGCTATGGCTCAGGGACGTGTTGCACACTTGATTGAGTGGAAGGGTTGGAGCAAACCCATTGACTCTCCAGCTGCTCTGGAGACTCATTTCAACTCCTACTCACATCTAAGCGAGGGAGAACAGGAAGCAAGATTTGCTGCAG GTGTAGCTGAGCAGTTTGCAATAGCAGAGGCGAAGCTCCGTGCCTGGTCATCAATTGACGGTGACGATTCAACAGATGATTCCTATGATGaagacctccctcctccctgtGACCATTCCCAGCCATCAG ATTTCCTGACCCCTGTGCAGAAGGATCTGGTGCCCTCGCGTGTCTGCTGTTGTGACAGTGACTCCTCACGCACTCTGTCCCCTGAGACTTTGTGTTCCAGTCTGTGCAGCCTGGATGAGGAGCAGCTTCTCTTGGGATCTCCTTCTCAGTTAGTTGAGGAGCCTTTGCTGACCAAGCCTCAGTCAGTTATAGGCCCTTACAGTCGTCTCCAAGATATGGAGTGTGAAGACTCTTCATATTCTATGTCATTCTCTGAGACCTGTTTAAGTCCCAGTGAGGATGAGCTGATTTCCTTCCCAGCAATGAGCCATGGATCTGGGGTACTCAGCTTGTGCAGAAAGGGGTCAGATGTAATGTCTTCAGGGGTTGTTTCCCTGGAAGAAGAGGAAGTTGACCAACCTTGA